The Vibrio pomeroyi genome window below encodes:
- a CDS encoding ABC transporter ATP-binding protein/permease: MLLENIKSFNFITSGKVVPKIIAKVLVASCLDVASLALAYTIIRFSTTKNISLTPEILYATILALLVSIIVRFYILRSLNDSIHGIRHLLSREILTKFLDLGPSMLSSGLTSLSSDIFSEVEQVINSYIVPFSNLLQSGIVCLFICCGLLYLYPEVTIVLFIVFSLLYLCIFAVTNKYSKRIAQERLHDNDRRFSLVSNVITTYKTIAVYGAKEATLDRFDNYSRRLAKNIGRNQTIGVFPKYAIESLVYIGVALYLVLAYEEGTGIEMILVLGLSAIKLLPSFQTFYHSFNHLRFGLPAFKNVYSTITKVLNKSKFSNHAEECNCVEIKIKSFDYDGKVILKDINFSIKNVGVTSIIGESGSGKSTLLDLILGFENVKNGLITYSPNYSDHNTFMDCIGYVPQEYDLIEGTLLENILFYRNIEEFDVKKLLALADKLGLGGLVKSREDLERNLDLGGQGLSGGQKQRISMCRALLRDPKILILDEPTSALDKNSEKSLLLLIKELSENICVIIISHNPDIVNYSDQVVELKKI; encoded by the coding sequence ATGCTTTTAGAAAACATAAAGAGTTTTAATTTTATCACTAGTGGTAAAGTAGTCCCGAAAATTATAGCAAAAGTATTGGTTGCATCATGTCTTGACGTCGCCTCACTAGCTCTAGCCTATACGATAATAAGGTTTTCGACCACTAAAAATATAAGCTTAACACCCGAAATATTATATGCAACTATACTGGCTCTACTTGTATCGATTATAGTTAGATTTTATATTCTTAGATCTTTAAATGATTCAATTCATGGTATAAGACACTTACTCTCAAGAGAAATTTTGACGAAGTTTTTGGATTTAGGCCCTTCTATGTTAAGTTCAGGCTTGACATCCTTGTCATCTGACATTTTCAGCGAAGTAGAGCAGGTCATAAACTCCTACATAGTTCCTTTTTCAAATCTGCTACAAAGCGGGATTGTATGTCTTTTCATTTGTTGTGGTCTGTTATATCTTTATCCTGAAGTAACTATCGTGTTGTTTATAGTATTCTCACTACTATATCTTTGTATATTTGCTGTTACCAATAAATATTCTAAAAGGATAGCTCAAGAACGATTACACGATAACGATAGACGATTTAGTTTAGTCAGTAATGTAATAACCACTTATAAAACTATTGCAGTATATGGTGCAAAAGAAGCAACACTTGATCGTTTTGATAACTACTCAAGAAGATTAGCTAAAAACATTGGACGCAACCAAACTATAGGAGTATTCCCTAAGTACGCAATAGAATCTTTAGTATATATAGGAGTCGCATTATATCTTGTCTTAGCTTATGAGGAAGGCACAGGAATAGAAATGATTTTAGTGTTAGGTTTGTCAGCAATAAAATTATTACCTTCATTTCAAACCTTTTATCATTCTTTTAATCACCTTCGGTTTGGATTACCTGCCTTTAAAAATGTTTACTCCACAATCACTAAAGTTCTCAATAAATCAAAATTTTCTAACCATGCTGAAGAATGTAATTGCGTTGAAATAAAAATAAAGTCTTTTGACTATGATGGTAAAGTAATTCTTAAGGACATAAATTTTTCCATAAAAAATGTGGGAGTAACAAGCATTATTGGGGAAAGTGGAAGTGGTAAATCAACTCTACTTGATCTTATTTTGGGTTTTGAAAATGTCAAAAATGGATTAATAACCTATTCACCTAATTATTCAGATCACAACACCTTTATGGATTGCATAGGTTATGTTCCTCAAGAATATGATCTAATTGAAGGTACTTTATTGGAAAATATTTTATTTTATAGAAATATTGAGGAATTCGACGTAAAGAAACTGCTAGCATTAGCTGACAAATTGGGTTTAGGTGGGCTTGTCAAAAGCAGGGAAGATTTAGAAAGGAATTTGGATTTAGGTGGTCAAGGCTTGTCTGGAGGACAAAAGCAGAGAATATCAATGTGTAGGGCATTATTACGTGACCCTAAGATCCTTATTCTAGATGAACCTACGAGTGCACTTGATAAAAATAGTGAAAAAAGCTTATTACTATTAATTAAAGAGTTGTCTGAAAATATATGTGTAATAATAATATCTCATAATCCGGATATTGTTAATTATTCTGACCAAGTGGTAGAATTGAAAAAAATATAG
- a CDS encoding glycosyltransferase family 2 protein, producing the protein MNLENKILLTVIIPHYNSPSSLERLLSSIPRVDSCQVIVIDDHSSIDLTDVRRAFNWVEFLTQDVGKKWAGAARNKGLSHARGEYVLFADADDYFVPEAFSTINPYLSGEHDVVYFSPTSTYDDGTPSTRHYKYNDLVIKYLENSDDTIRYEYFVPWSKLFKLSFIKERNILFDEVVASNDVMFSLLTGFYGDNFKVSNETIYCVVESHNSLTKVISEQVVDSRFKVLCRYNDFVKRELCEGRQIAAVSCISRARKISLFKMLSVLFFSLHKGYPIAPNKSGFKRWVKRLF; encoded by the coding sequence ATGAACTTAGAAAATAAAATCTTACTAACTGTAATCATTCCCCACTACAATTCTCCGTCAAGCTTAGAAAGACTGTTATCTTCCATTCCACGAGTAGATTCTTGTCAAGTTATAGTAATCGATGACCATAGTTCAATAGATTTGACTGATGTTCGTCGTGCTTTCAATTGGGTTGAATTTTTAACACAGGACGTAGGAAAAAAATGGGCTGGCGCAGCTCGGAATAAAGGTCTTAGTCATGCCAGGGGAGAGTATGTATTGTTTGCTGATGCTGACGATTATTTTGTGCCAGAGGCCTTTAGTACTATAAATCCTTATTTATCTGGGGAGCATGATGTTGTATATTTCTCGCCTACAAGTACTTATGATGACGGGACACCATCAACAAGACATTATAAATATAATGACCTGGTTATAAAATATCTTGAAAATAGTGATGATACAATAAGGTATGAATACTTTGTACCCTGGAGTAAACTTTTTAAATTAAGCTTTATTAAAGAAAGAAATATCTTGTTTGATGAGGTTGTTGCATCTAATGATGTTATGTTTTCATTATTAACAGGGTTTTATGGAGATAATTTCAAGGTTTCTAATGAAACAATTTATTGTGTTGTTGAAAGCCATAATTCATTAACAAAGGTTATTAGTGAGCAAGTTGTTGATTCTCGATTTAAAGTATTATGTAGATATAATGATTTTGTGAAAAGAGAATTGTGTGAAGGCAGACAGATAGCAGCTGTTTCTTGTATAAGTAGAGCGAGAAAAATAAGCTTATTCAAAATGTTATCAGTTTTGTTTTTCTCATTGCATAAAGGTTATCCTATTGCACCAAATAAAAGTGGCTTCAAGCGTTGGGTAAAAAGGTTATTTTAA
- a CDS encoding sugar transferase, translating to MRSWRLSTMKRPFDFLASLIALICLAPVISLVAWKIRKNLGSPVLFRQTRPGLNGKPFEMVKFRSMKDAVDANGNSLPDDERMTPFGDKLRSSSLDELPGLWNVLKGDMSLVGPRPLLVQYLPLYNKEQARRHDVRPGITGWAQINGRNAISWEDKFALDVWYVDNRTFLLDMKILFLTVKKVFIKEGISAEGEATMPAFKGNFNEK from the coding sequence ATGCGCTCTTGGAGGCTGTCAACAATGAAAAGACCGTTTGATTTTCTCGCGTCTCTTATTGCACTTATCTGTTTAGCTCCTGTTATCTCTTTAGTTGCTTGGAAGATTCGCAAAAACCTTGGCTCTCCCGTTTTATTTCGGCAAACTCGTCCTGGGTTGAACGGAAAGCCATTTGAAATGGTGAAGTTTCGCAGCATGAAAGATGCTGTTGATGCTAATGGCAACTCACTACCAGACGATGAGCGTATGACGCCGTTTGGTGACAAGTTACGCTCAAGTAGCCTAGATGAGTTACCAGGTCTTTGGAACGTATTGAAAGGGGACATGAGTTTAGTCGGCCCTCGTCCTTTATTAGTGCAATATCTTCCCCTTTATAACAAAGAGCAAGCTCGCCGCCATGACGTTCGTCCTGGGATAACGGGATGGGCGCAAATCAATGGTCGAAATGCAATTAGTTGGGAAGATAAATTCGCACTAGATGTCTGGTATGTTGATAATCGAACTTTCTTATTAGATATGAAAATATTATTTTTAACTGTTAAAAAGGTATTCATTAAAGAAGGTATTTCAGCAGAAGGTGAAGCTACTATGCCAGCTTTTAAAGGTAACTTTAATGAAAAATGA
- a CDS encoding MaoC family dehydratase, translating to MKEVVSGVLFEDIEVGMFVSYSQTITDADVKGFAGLSGDHNPVHVDEQFAEGSRFKKRIAHGLISGSFFSALFGTKLPGPGCVYVAQSFNFKRAVYLGDTVTATATVTKIDDRKRRVFFDTVCKVRNKTVIDGVAELYVP from the coding sequence GTGAAAGAAGTCGTTTCTGGTGTCCTATTTGAAGATATTGAAGTCGGTATGTTTGTTAGTTATTCACAAACAATAACAGATGCTGATGTAAAAGGGTTTGCCGGATTATCTGGTGATCATAATCCTGTTCATGTGGATGAGCAATTTGCAGAAGGCTCACGCTTTAAAAAGAGAATTGCCCACGGATTGATTTCTGGTAGTTTTTTTTCTGCGTTATTTGGTACTAAACTTCCGGGGCCTGGTTGTGTGTATGTTGCTCAGTCTTTTAATTTTAAACGAGCTGTTTATTTAGGTGATACTGTTACAGCAACAGCAACCGTTACGAAAATTGACGATAGAAAACGTCGAGTCTTTTTTGATACCGTTTGTAAAGTGAGAAATAAGACAGTTATCGATGGTGTTGCAGAGCTTTATGTTCCTTAG
- a CDS encoding acetyltransferase, giving the protein MKNENIIAVYGASGFGKEVIPLVKSVYGSYYDLVFIDDNFDGLNLNDYKVFKYEEFINTNYCKKYAVIAIADSNVRKALAEKLTSDGIEHLDVHSNNSVLLDSNQIGKGSILCPFTTITSNVQIGDFFHANLYSYVAHDCVIGDYVTFAPSVKCNGNVVVEDFAYIGTGAVIKQGTPKRPIVIGEGAVVGMGAVVTKSVKAGDIVFGNPAKSLKRGK; this is encoded by the coding sequence ATGAAAAATGAAAATATTATTGCAGTCTATGGAGCTAGTGGTTTTGGAAAGGAAGTGATTCCATTAGTGAAATCTGTATATGGTTCTTATTATGATTTGGTGTTTATTGACGATAATTTTGATGGTCTCAATTTAAATGATTACAAAGTCTTTAAGTATGAAGAATTCATAAATACTAATTATTGCAAAAAGTATGCAGTTATAGCTATTGCAGACTCTAATGTTAGAAAAGCATTAGCAGAAAAATTAACTTCAGATGGAATTGAGCATTTAGATGTTCACTCTAACAATTCAGTGCTTTTAGACAGCAACCAAATCGGTAAAGGGAGTATTTTATGCCCTTTTACAACTATTACCTCAAATGTTCAAATTGGTGATTTCTTCCATGCTAATTTATACAGTTATGTTGCGCATGATTGTGTCATTGGTGATTATGTTACTTTTGCGCCATCAGTTAAATGTAATGGGAATGTCGTCGTCGAGGATTTTGCATACATTGGAACTGGTGCAGTTATCAAACAAGGTACACCTAAACGCCCAATTGTTATTGGTGAAGGCGCAGTCGTCGGTATGGGGGCTGTAGTAACCAAGAGTGTTAAGGCGGGTGATATCGTATTTGGTAATCCTGCTAAATCTTTAAAAAGGGGGAAGTAG
- a CDS encoding acyltransferase translates to MNFRHDINGLRAIAVIAVVIFHFNSGWLPGGFAGVDVFFVISGFLMTSIILKGLENNTFSLVDFYISRGNRIIPPLAFLCFILIVFGFFYLSTKDYIQLSKHITSSVTFFSNFFYWHESGYFAQESHEKWLLHTWSLSAEWQFYILYPIILIFLKRFFSISLVKRIIFSGMIFGFIYSAFATQIWPDAAYYLLPTRAWEMIAGGVAYIYPLNIKGRGKATIEGLGLLFVFSSFIFVSEKTLWPGYMAILPVLGTYLVIISNRQDSIFTSNRVSQYLGRWSYSIYLWHWPIFVLFNQKINIIGSEFVGLLLSIVVGFFSYRFIETVRFKKNINFSGLLKSPPLYLSILIIILGSSIYLKKGYPERFSSDITLNLSDSFSLVVDGEKCHNSANFESSCGRSRSLEPNILLLGDSHAGTIAAELYALSDEKGYSYRQFTHGGCTQIDTVVRYNESRFGKEEDTRCTSVSKEVADHLENSISPRYTIVYMVRMPLYLSGERFDNGEGGKESKPKAWVESTTERNSREEISSKLSHWNALGHKLILVYPVPEVGWDVTKYAFINNLEPLVYKDKIEKLITTSYSLFKSRTFSSYAVFDAVDGVNVFRVYPENLFCSPKIGCLANNDSNFYYFDDDHLSKHGAKMLVEKISNKI, encoded by the coding sequence TTGAATTTTCGGCATGACATTAACGGTTTAAGAGCCATAGCTGTAATTGCTGTAGTTATATTTCACTTCAATTCAGGTTGGCTTCCAGGAGGTTTTGCTGGAGTTGACGTCTTTTTTGTTATTTCTGGTTTTTTGATGACTAGTATTATTTTAAAAGGGTTAGAAAATAATACTTTTAGTCTTGTTGATTTTTATATTTCAAGAGGGAATAGGATCATACCGCCTCTGGCTTTCCTTTGTTTTATATTAATAGTTTTTGGTTTTTTTTATTTATCAACAAAAGACTACATACAGCTGAGTAAACACATAACTTCAAGTGTCACTTTCTTTTCTAACTTTTTTTATTGGCACGAATCTGGATATTTTGCGCAAGAGTCTCATGAAAAGTGGTTACTTCATACATGGTCTTTATCGGCAGAATGGCAATTTTATATCCTTTATCCGATTATTTTGATCTTTTTGAAAAGGTTTTTCTCTATTTCCTTAGTAAAACGTATAATCTTTTCAGGAATGATTTTTGGATTTATATACAGTGCATTTGCAACACAAATTTGGCCCGATGCTGCATATTATTTATTGCCTACAAGGGCATGGGAAATGATAGCCGGAGGAGTTGCGTATATCTATCCTTTAAATATTAAGGGTAGAGGGAAAGCAACAATTGAAGGACTAGGGCTTCTTTTTGTTTTTTCTTCTTTTATCTTTGTATCTGAAAAAACACTGTGGCCAGGATATATGGCAATTCTACCAGTGCTGGGCACGTATCTGGTTATTATATCAAATAGGCAGGATAGCATTTTTACCTCAAATCGAGTTAGCCAATATTTGGGGCGTTGGTCATATTCCATTTATTTATGGCACTGGCCAATCTTCGTTTTGTTTAATCAAAAGATAAATATCATTGGTTCCGAGTTTGTTGGTCTGTTATTGTCTATCGTTGTAGGTTTCTTTAGTTATAGGTTTATTGAAACTGTTCGTTTTAAAAAAAATATTAATTTCTCTGGCCTGTTAAAGAGTCCGCCACTCTATTTATCAATTTTGATTATTATATTAGGAAGTTCTATATATTTGAAGAAAGGATACCCAGAAAGGTTTAGTAGTGATATTACATTGAATTTAAGTGATTCTTTTAGCTTAGTTGTCGATGGTGAAAAATGTCATAATTCGGCAAACTTCGAATCGTCTTGTGGGCGTAGTCGTTCACTAGAACCTAATATTCTTTTATTGGGCGACAGTCATGCTGGGACAATCGCAGCTGAACTTTACGCTTTATCGGATGAAAAAGGGTATTCATATAGGCAATTTACACATGGTGGGTGTACACAAATTGACACTGTTGTAAGATACAATGAATCTCGGTTTGGTAAAGAGGAAGATACTCGCTGTACTAGTGTTAGTAAGGAGGTTGCTGATCATCTAGAAAATTCCATATCACCTAGATATACGATTGTTTACATGGTGAGGATGCCTCTATATCTGAGTGGCGAACGCTTTGATAATGGAGAAGGCGGTAAAGAGTCAAAACCTAAGGCTTGGGTTGAGTCAACCACAGAACGTAATTCTAGAGAAGAAATATCGAGTAAGTTAAGCCATTGGAATGCTTTAGGGCACAAATTAATCCTTGTTTATCCAGTCCCTGAGGTTGGTTGGGATGTAACAAAGTATGCTTTTATCAATAACCTAGAGCCTCTAGTGTATAAAGATAAGATTGAAAAATTAATAACAACTTCTTACTCTCTATTCAAGAGCAGAACTTTTTCTTCGTACGCTGTATTTGATGCAGTTGATGGTGTTAACGTTTTTAGAGTTTATCCTGAAAACTTATTTTGTTCACCGAAAATTGGGTGTTTAGCAAATAATGACTCTAACTTTTATTATTTCGATGATGATCATCTGTCAAAACATGGGGCTAAAATGCTTGTCGAAAAAATTTCAAACAAAATTTAG
- a CDS encoding capsular biosynthesis protein, translated as MFIILSGAYVGQELESEFGRIPPSFLPLGNRRLFQHQVALAPKGVDIFLSVPESYSVSKLDQQWLEREKVTLIYTPDSMNLGASLVAAINISGHSLDSPLHILYGDTLFRQLPIGDDLASVSIATDSYNWALLTDDNAHWLKDAEQEFSSEVNRIIDGYFKFSKPRELVRCITQSAWNFIEGLNRYFQSVGLTPVSSNGWLDFGHVNTYYKSKAEHTTQRAFNELTITSKWIEKASIKNNKIAAEANWFENLPYSLRVYTPQYMGSDISQGKVSYRLEYLHLTALNELFVFSKLPTQVWQQILNGCVEFLSSCSKQTVDFSTKVNGLDSLFGGKTSSRLAEYCKSRNIDLNSNWLYEGQTTSLNEILVQSEKHLPNGEEALGVLHGDFCFSNILYDFRSNQVKTIDPRGMTPDGTKTIFGDIRYDLAKLSHSILGLYDWIIAGYYEVSINGQEIKLSIADNGIHRETQQAFIQLVEREFGISAQNLYAMQIQLFLSMLPLHADDKPRQDALFANAFRLYQILQRLEQ; from the coding sequence ATGTTCATAATTCTATCTGGAGCATATGTCGGCCAGGAACTGGAATCTGAATTTGGTCGTATTCCACCCAGCTTTCTACCTCTCGGAAATCGCAGACTTTTTCAGCACCAAGTTGCGCTAGCACCAAAAGGGGTTGATATATTTCTCTCTGTTCCTGAATCCTATTCCGTTTCTAAATTAGATCAACAATGGCTCGAGAGAGAAAAGGTGACATTGATCTACACACCAGACAGCATGAACCTGGGTGCTTCATTAGTAGCAGCGATAAATATAAGTGGACATTCCTTGGATAGTCCTCTTCATATTCTTTATGGAGATACACTTTTTAGACAGCTACCAATTGGAGATGACTTAGCCAGCGTTTCGATTGCAACAGACAGTTATAATTGGGCGCTACTAACCGATGATAACGCTCATTGGCTAAAAGATGCTGAACAAGAATTCAGTTCAGAAGTTAATAGAATTATAGATGGTTATTTTAAGTTTAGTAAACCTCGGGAACTAGTTCGCTGCATTACGCAATCTGCATGGAACTTTATAGAAGGGCTTAACCGCTACTTTCAATCGGTGGGGTTGACGCCAGTAAGCTCCAATGGTTGGCTCGATTTTGGTCATGTAAATACTTACTACAAATCCAAAGCAGAGCATACGACTCAAAGAGCATTTAATGAGCTCACCATCACATCAAAGTGGATAGAAAAAGCAAGTATAAAAAACAATAAAATCGCAGCTGAAGCCAATTGGTTTGAAAATCTTCCATATTCACTTCGTGTATATACTCCTCAGTATATGGGAAGCGACATTAGTCAAGGTAAAGTTTCATATCGATTAGAGTACCTACACCTTACAGCTTTAAATGAACTCTTTGTATTCTCTAAACTACCAACTCAGGTTTGGCAACAGATACTAAATGGGTGTGTGGAGTTTCTATCAAGCTGTAGTAAACAGACTGTAGACTTCAGCACTAAGGTCAACGGACTGGACTCGCTATTTGGAGGTAAAACTTCGAGCCGCTTGGCCGAGTATTGTAAATCACGAAATATTGATTTAAACAGCAACTGGCTTTATGAAGGCCAAACAACAAGCTTGAACGAAATCCTAGTTCAGAGTGAAAAACACCTTCCTAATGGCGAAGAGGCTCTGGGAGTTCTTCATGGGGATTTTTGTTTTAGTAACATACTTTATGACTTCAGATCTAACCAAGTTAAAACAATTGATCCAAGAGGTATGACTCCAGATGGGACTAAAACAATTTTCGGTGATATTCGCTATGACCTAGCCAAACTGAGTCACTCTATTTTAGGTTTGTATGACTGGATCATTGCAGGCTATTATGAAGTATCTATAAATGGACAAGAAATCAAGCTAAGTATTGCAGACAATGGTATCCACAGAGAAACTCAACAAGCTTTCATTCAGTTAGTTGAACGCGAGTTTGGGATTAGTGCGCAAAACCTATATGCTATGCAAATTCAACTTTTTTTATCAATGCTACCACTACATGCAGATGACAAGCCACGACAAGATGCTTTATTTGCAAATGCTTTTCGACTATATCAAATATTACAGAGACTAGAACAATGA
- a CDS encoding glycosyltransferase family 2 protein, with protein sequence MIVIPMAGMSSRFFKAGYTQPKYMLPAHGKTLFSHAVESFSKYFKTEHFLFIIRDEYNTNEFVLEQAELLGITRYDIVKLDRKTRGQAETVALGVEELINNEMVSYEESLTIFNIDTFRPGFSYPDLGNFGAGYLEVFRGEGSNWSFAQPMSDTTTLVKRTAEKKPISDLCCTGLYHFRSLKLYFDAYYDYLKKPKKEWEKGELYVAPLYNYLINDNHKIHYNLILREHVVFCGIPQEYIDFLEIET encoded by the coding sequence ATGATCGTTATACCTATGGCTGGCATGAGCTCACGTTTTTTTAAAGCTGGCTATACTCAACCTAAATATATGTTGCCAGCACATGGTAAAACTCTTTTTTCCCATGCTGTTGAAAGTTTTTCCAAATATTTTAAAACTGAGCATTTTCTATTTATAATTCGAGATGAATATAATACAAATGAATTTGTACTTGAACAGGCCGAATTACTTGGGATAACTCGATACGATATAGTTAAATTAGATAGGAAAACACGAGGACAAGCTGAAACCGTAGCTCTTGGTGTTGAAGAACTGATAAATAATGAAATGGTCAGTTATGAAGAGAGTCTTACTATTTTTAATATCGACACATTCCGACCTGGTTTTAGCTACCCCGACTTAGGTAATTTTGGGGCAGGCTACTTAGAGGTATTTAGAGGAGAAGGCTCTAATTGGTCTTTTGCGCAACCAATGTCGGATACTACAACTTTAGTGAAGAGGACCGCTGAAAAAAAACCAATATCAGATCTATGTTGTACCGGGTTATATCATTTTCGGTCGTTGAAACTTTATTTTGATGCGTATTATGACTATTTAAAGAAACCGAAAAAAGAATGGGAAAAAGGTGAGCTATATGTTGCACCGTTATATAATTATCTGATAAATGATAATCATAAAATACATTACAATTTAATTTTAAGAGAACATGTTGTTTTTTGTGGGATACCGCAAGAGTATATAGATTTTCTTGAGATTGAAACGTAA
- a CDS encoding glycosyltransferase family 4 protein, translated as MNILYLHQYFATPESNGGTRSFEMAKRFVSNGHNVTFITSSAFLSEDYCLSSGWNEIDIEGIKLNVLHLPYSNNDSYLKRSLKFVQFSLKAIPKSLKVKSDVILATSTPLTIAIPGIICSKINKIPMVFEVRDLWPELPVAVGAIKNKVLIWLAENLESYAYHNATRLIGLSPGMCDGIKRKGIASDKITLATNSCDTELFDVDENVGATYKKEKVSFVGDRKLVVYTGTFGPINDVSYIVSLAKASLNQSSNVCFVAIGSGMQKELVLELAKSEGVLNNNLFILDPVPKTEIVKLLSAADLSLSLFGPVEEMWHNSANKLFDALASGTPIAINYGGWQKDLIETYECGVVLHEKDFSQAALTINEFLNDEKAYVSAKFSCKDLAYNHYSRDIMAKRLEDALLEAVNNEKTV; from the coding sequence ATGAATATTTTATATCTACATCAATATTTTGCAACACCTGAATCAAATGGGGGCACGAGATCGTTTGAAATGGCAAAACGCTTTGTTTCAAACGGGCATAATGTTACATTTATTACCTCTTCCGCTTTTCTATCTGAAGATTATTGTCTTTCTTCAGGGTGGAATGAAATCGATATTGAGGGGATTAAATTAAATGTACTTCATTTGCCATACTCTAACAACGATTCTTATTTGAAAAGAAGTTTGAAATTTGTACAGTTTTCTTTAAAGGCTATCCCAAAATCATTAAAAGTTAAGTCAGATGTTATTCTCGCTACAAGTACACCACTTACTATTGCAATCCCCGGGATAATTTGCTCTAAGATAAATAAAATCCCCATGGTCTTTGAGGTTAGAGATCTATGGCCAGAGCTGCCAGTTGCTGTTGGTGCTATTAAAAATAAAGTTTTAATATGGTTGGCAGAAAATCTCGAAAGCTATGCCTATCATAATGCAACTAGGTTAATTGGGCTGTCTCCTGGCATGTGTGATGGCATCAAAAGGAAAGGTATAGCCAGTGATAAGATAACTCTTGCGACCAATAGTTGTGATACCGAGCTTTTCGATGTAGATGAAAATGTCGGGGCTACCTATAAGAAAGAAAAGGTATCTTTTGTCGGCGATAGAAAACTTGTTGTTTATACAGGAACATTCGGACCAATAAATGATGTGAGTTATATCGTAAGTTTGGCTAAAGCTTCTTTAAATCAATCAAGTAACGTGTGTTTTGTTGCCATTGGTTCCGGTATGCAAAAAGAACTAGTTCTCGAGTTAGCAAAATCAGAGGGGGTTTTAAATAATAACTTGTTTATATTAGATCCCGTCCCAAAAACTGAAATAGTAAAGCTTTTATCGGCCGCTGACCTATCATTATCCCTCTTCGGCCCAGTAGAAGAAATGTGGCATAATTCAGCCAATAAGTTGTTTGATGCTTTAGCTTCTGGAACTCCTATCGCTATTAATTATGGCGGCTGGCAAAAAGACTTAATTGAAACATATGAATGTGGAGTTGTTTTACATGAGAAAGATTTTTCACAAGCAGCTTTAACAATCAATGAGTTTTTAAATGACGAAAAAGCTTACGTTTCTGCTAAATTTTCTTGTAAGGATTTAGCCTATAACCATTATTCGCGGGATATCATGGCTAAACGATTAGAAGATGCGCTCTTGGAGGCTGTCAACAATGAAAAGACCGTTTGA